Proteins co-encoded in one Malus domestica chromosome 09, GDT2T_hap1 genomic window:
- the LOC103444196 gene encoding uncharacterized protein, with product MDESSSALIEAILREQEEEEAQRYGRKLTQNSDAYAWQTVSYSKRNRKSSSKALPADSNGDLHDGVVSSASDVFRPIELHSEERRRRVLEAQAAAVSGDVAPGASKRTSDDDDEGDSDGEVAGAAVENGEVKKVKQKKPKKPKVTVAEAASKMDAGDLGAFLADITASYNETQQDIQLMRLADYFGRAFAAVSPAQFPWLKTFKESSVAKLVDIPLSHVSDDVYKISVEWIGQRSIEALGSFVLWSLDSILADLATHQGVAKGSKKAVQQASSKSQVAIFVVLAMVLRRRPEVLISLLPVMRGSPKYEGQDKLPITVWLVAQASLGDLVVGLYLWVQFLLPILSSKSSSNPLCRDLILQSVERILSYPKARPILLNGAVRKGEHIVPPSALDLLMRVSFPTPSARVKATERFEAVYPTLKEIALAGSPGSKTMRQVTQQILKNSVKAVNEGIPDLSKEASGIFIWCLTQNPECYRQWDILYLDNLDASVVLLKKISDEWKEHSVKHASLDPLRETLKSFREKNDKALAAGDDVARHSLLKDADKYCKQILGRLSQAHGCMKSMVLVSVALAVGAAVMSQNIQPEDVKKFVAMFNLPPTL from the exons GCGAAACCGGAAATCCTCCTCCAAGGCGCTTCCGGCGGACTCCAACGGCGATCTCCACGACGGTGTTGTATCCTCCGCCTCCGACGTGTTCCGGCCGATCGAGCTGCATTCCGAGGAGCGCCGTCGGAGAGTTCTCGAGGCCCAGGCCGCAGCCGTTTCCGGGGACGTCGCACCCGGCGCATCGAAGCGGACTTCCGATGACGACGATGAGGGTGATAGCGATGGTGAGGTGGCCGGGGCGGCCGTCGAAAACGGCGAGGTGAAGAAGGTGAAGCAGAAGAAGCCGAAGAAGCCGAAGGTGACGGTGGCGGAGGCAGCGTCGAAGATGGACGCCGGTGATCTCGGCGCCTTTCTGGCTGATATAACT GCTTCGTATAATGAGACGCAGCAGGACATACAGCTTATGCGTTTGGCGGATTATTTCGGTCGAGCATTTGCGGCGGTCAGTCCGGCTCAATTTCCGTGGTTGAAGACGTTCAAGGAATCCTCTGTGGCAAAGCTGGTTGAT ATCCCCCTTTCGCATGTATCTGATGATGTTTACAAGATATCAGTTGAATGGATCGGCCAGCGCTCTATTGAAGCGCTTGGATCGTTTGTGCTATGGTCGTTGGACAGCATTCTTGCTGACCTTGCAACTCATCAAGGAGTAGCCAAGGGATCCAAAAAGGCGGTCCAGCAAGCATCTTCAAAGTCTCAG GTTGCCATATTTGTGGTTTTAGCAATGGTATTGCGACGAAGACCTGAAGTACTGATTAGTTTACTTCCTGTAATGAGAGGAAGTCCGAAATATGAAGGCCAAGATAAGCTTCCAATCACAGTTTGGTTGGTTGCACAG GCTTCTCTAGGAGATCTGGTTGTTGGGTTGTACTTGTGGGTACAATTTCTCTTGCCTATATTGAGTAGCAAGTCAAGTAGTAATCCACTGTGTAGAGACTTAATTTTGCAGTCTGTGGAAAG AATTTTGTCTTATCCGAAAGCCCGTCCTATTCTATTAAATGGTGCTGTCAGAAAGGGGGAGCACATAGTGCCACCATCAGCCCTTGATCTCTTGATGAGAGTCTCTTTTCCGACACCTTCTGCCCGAGTTAAG GCAACTGAGAGGTTTGAAGCTGTTTATCCAACTTTGAAAGAGATTGCCCTTGCTGGTTCCCCCGGAAGCAAAACAATGAGGCAAGTCACACAGCAGATATTGAAGAATTCAGTTAAAGCTGTTAATGAGG GCATACCTGATCTGTCTAAGGAAGCAAGTGGCATATTTATTTGGTGTTTGACGCAAAACCCTGAATGTTACAGGCAATGG GACATACTTTATCTGGACAATCTCGATGCAAGTGTTGTTCTCCTGAAAAAGATATCTGACGAGTGGAAGGAGCACTCTGTTAAACATGCTTCTCTTGACCCCTTGAGGGAAACTTTAAAGAGTTTCAGGGAGAAG AATGATAAAGCATTGGCAGCGGGAGATGATGTTGCCCGCCATTCACTGTTGAAGGATGCAGACAAATACTGCAAACAGATTTTGGGACGATTGTCGCAAGCCCATGGATGCATGAAGAGTATGGTACTTGTTTCTGTTGCCCTCGCTGTGGGTGCTGCGGTCATGTCCCAAAACATACAACCTGAGGACGTTAAGAAATTTGTAGCTATGTTTAACTTACCCCCAACTCTCTGA